Proteins from a single region of Sphaerochaeta globosa str. Buddy:
- a CDS encoding alpha-N-arabinofuranosidase: MKCTIHANKQFVRGTVDPRLFGSFVEQLGRAVYGGVYEVDHPASDEEGFRTDVMDLVRQLDVPVVRFPGGNYVSNFNWEDSIGPKENRPTRLDLAWKALDPNQFGLQEFMHWAKKVGTEPMMVFNLGTRGLAEAKELVEYCNHPGGSYLSDLRKSHGSEDPFDIKLWGLGNEMDGPWQVGHKTAEEYGRLASEVGKAIKLFDPSLELVACGSSNSNMPTFPKWEETVLDHTYEVVDYLSLHMYFRNDEKDIATFLACSASMDAFIETVVHVCDYVKAKKRSKKTMYLCFDEWNVWFHSHDKDKQQTPWIVGPSLLEDVYTFEDALVVGCLLNSLLRHCDRVKIACIAQLVNTIAPIMTETGGDAWKQTIYWPLNYASKYGRGEILECRVEVASYENKQYGTIPYADTLMVHHPETGEIDLFVVNRHQSESLALNLDLTGFGPDYHVFEQVVLQHADLYAVNDKDNPDEVKPSVVAFTDKNTSALQVAPLSWNLLRFHR; the protein is encoded by the coding sequence GTGAAGTGTACGATTCATGCCAATAAGCAATTTGTCCGTGGGACGGTCGATCCCAGGCTGTTTGGTTCGTTCGTTGAACAACTTGGTCGAGCGGTCTATGGGGGTGTCTACGAGGTGGACCATCCTGCATCGGACGAGGAAGGCTTTCGAACTGATGTCATGGACCTTGTTCGCCAGCTTGATGTACCGGTAGTACGTTTCCCTGGAGGAAACTATGTATCCAATTTTAACTGGGAAGATTCGATAGGACCCAAGGAAAACCGTCCAACCCGGCTTGATCTTGCTTGGAAAGCCCTCGATCCGAACCAATTCGGCTTACAGGAATTCATGCACTGGGCAAAGAAAGTGGGAACCGAGCCGATGATGGTGTTCAACCTGGGCACCCGCGGTCTTGCTGAGGCCAAGGAACTGGTTGAGTATTGCAATCACCCCGGTGGTTCCTATCTGAGTGATCTCAGAAAGAGCCATGGATCGGAAGACCCTTTTGATATCAAGCTTTGGGGCTTGGGAAATGAGATGGACGGCCCTTGGCAAGTCGGTCACAAGACTGCCGAAGAGTATGGGCGCCTGGCTTCGGAAGTAGGCAAGGCCATCAAGTTGTTCGATCCCTCCCTTGAACTGGTTGCCTGCGGTAGTTCCAATTCGAATATGCCCACCTTTCCCAAGTGGGAGGAAACAGTACTCGATCATACGTACGAGGTTGTCGATTACCTTTCCCTGCATATGTATTTCCGCAATGACGAGAAAGATATAGCCACCTTCCTGGCCTGCTCTGCAAGCATGGATGCGTTTATTGAGACGGTTGTTCATGTGTGTGACTACGTAAAGGCCAAAAAGCGGTCGAAAAAGACTATGTATCTTTGTTTTGATGAGTGGAATGTCTGGTTCCACTCCCACGACAAGGACAAGCAGCAGACTCCGTGGATAGTCGGTCCCTCCTTGCTTGAGGATGTATACACCTTCGAGGATGCCTTGGTGGTGGGATGCCTGCTGAACAGCTTGCTCAGGCACTGCGACCGTGTCAAAATTGCCTGCATAGCTCAGTTGGTAAACACCATTGCCCCCATAATGACGGAAACCGGTGGAGATGCATGGAAGCAGACCATTTACTGGCCGCTCAATTATGCTTCCAAGTATGGCAGGGGAGAGATTTTGGAATGCCGTGTCGAAGTTGCATCCTATGAGAACAAACAGTATGGGACCATCCCGTATGCCGATACCCTGATGGTGCACCATCCAGAAACCGGTGAGATTGATTTGTTTGTGGTGAACCGCCATCAGAGTGAAAGCCTGGCTCTGAATTTGGATCTTACAGGATTTGGACCTGATTATCACGTATTTGAACAGGTAGTATTACAGCATGCGGATTTGTATGCTGTGAATGACAAGGATAATCCGGATGAGGTCAAACCGAGCGTTGTTGCTTTTACGGATAAAAATACCTCGGCCTTGCAAGTTGCTCCCCTTAGTTGGAATCTTCTGCGATTTCATAGATAG
- a CDS encoding ArsR/SmtB family transcription factor, giving the protein MLKEINLDYSDKQKLLVVAKAIANEARINILELLNEKSLSVNEIAEQLELPTSTAALNVRILENAGLLFTESQPGIRGSMKVSSRVCDRVVFRLLLDQMHENKENSVVLSMPIGNFVNCEIHPTCGLVSDKSAIGIFDQPCSFYYPDRTGAQLLWFYKGFVEYRFPNTIVNGGIPKQFDLSFEACSEAPFYRNDWPSDITVWVNDIEIGTWTSPGDLGGRKGKFNPSWWPESLNQYGLLTSWRVNSHGTFLNNERIADLTIDALGIKEDCFISVKIGIKEDARFVGGVSLFGEHFGDYPQNIVLKLDYDMY; this is encoded by the coding sequence ATGTTGAAAGAGATTAATCTTGATTATTCCGATAAGCAGAAATTGCTGGTCGTTGCCAAGGCTATCGCCAATGAGGCGAGAATCAACATCCTTGAACTCCTCAATGAGAAAAGTCTGAGTGTGAATGAAATTGCCGAACAATTGGAGCTGCCAACTTCAACTGCGGCTCTGAATGTCCGCATTCTTGAGAATGCCGGGCTTCTCTTTACCGAGTCCCAACCTGGGATTCGGGGCAGTATGAAGGTAAGCAGCCGTGTTTGTGATAGGGTAGTATTCAGGCTTCTGCTCGATCAGATGCATGAGAACAAAGAGAACTCGGTGGTGTTGAGTATGCCCATCGGAAACTTTGTCAACTGTGAAATCCACCCGACGTGCGGTTTGGTCAGTGACAAGAGTGCCATAGGTATTTTTGACCAGCCCTGCAGTTTCTACTATCCTGATCGAACTGGTGCCCAACTACTTTGGTTCTATAAGGGATTTGTAGAGTATAGGTTCCCTAATACCATCGTCAACGGAGGAATTCCCAAGCAATTCGACCTCTCCTTCGAGGCATGTTCCGAGGCCCCTTTCTATCGTAATGACTGGCCGAGTGATATTACCGTTTGGGTCAATGACATTGAAATAGGGACCTGGACGAGCCCCGGAGACTTGGGCGGTCGGAAAGGGAAGTTCAACCCCTCGTGGTGGCCTGAGTCGTTGAACCAGTATGGCCTGCTCACCAGCTGGAGGGTCAACTCCCATGGGACGTTCCTCAACAATGAGCGGATTGCCGACTTGACCATCGATGCCTTGGGAATCAAGGAAGACTGCTTCATCAGCGTAAAGATTGGAATCAAGGAAGATGCCCGTTTTGTCGGAGGGGTAAGCCTTTTTGGTGAGCACTTCGGAGATTATCCTCAGAATATCGTCCTTAAACTCGATTACGACATGTATTAG
- a CDS encoding DUF3788 domain-containing protein, which yields MWHLMFSEDQAPSLNQMSEFVGSERKRWDHLNEYLQGTYHVTPSIEYSSCSAQPGWNVKYRKGGKSLCTLYPLKDSFIALVVVGPKNDEQVAFEMEAGLFSSSVSNTFAKAKPMSMGRWLMIEAVDDDVLEDIKHLISIRLAS from the coding sequence ATGTGGCATTTGATGTTTTCGGAGGACCAGGCTCCAAGTCTTAATCAGATGAGCGAGTTTGTCGGCTCTGAGCGTAAGCGTTGGGATCACCTGAACGAATACTTGCAGGGTACCTACCATGTCACGCCAAGCATCGAATACAGCAGTTGCAGCGCCCAACCGGGCTGGAATGTGAAGTATCGCAAGGGCGGCAAATCACTCTGTACGCTGTATCCTCTAAAGGACTCGTTCATTGCGTTGGTGGTCGTGGGTCCTAAAAACGATGAACAAGTAGCATTTGAAATGGAAGCCGGGTTGTTTAGCTCTTCAGTGAGTAATACTTTTGCCAAGGCTAAACCGATGTCCATGGGCCGTTGGCTCATGATCGAAGCAGTGGATGACGATGTACTTGAGGATATCAAGCACCTCATCAGCATCCGCCTTGCTTCCTGA
- a CDS encoding nitrogenase subunit NifH (ATPase)-like protein produces MIDWHTYATEQTLTWLLEENNPSVRYFTLTDLLDKPQDDPLVQEAKAAIAKTGLVPQMLSVMAQPSYRETYSRFYTYKYKGLVWSLITLAELGAEADDQIREMCEYLLVNSQEPEDGGFSMNTAQKTGGGRKSEVIPCLTGNLVWVLIHFGFLKDERLQKALNHLVEFLVLNDGELIESQVVPYDRFEMCWGSHTCFMGVVKTLKALTCVNRELRTEKQQATIERLAEFLLIHHIYKSSHNLKKKAKPGWLHFAFPLMYQTDVLEILDILVREGMHDERMEDAFQLVLEKQNDKGRWLLGNTYASDRLLIPMGSKGEENKWITLRSLRLVKGYSASQH; encoded by the coding sequence ATGATCGATTGGCACACCTATGCAACCGAGCAGACTCTCACCTGGTTGTTGGAAGAGAACAATCCTTCAGTGCGGTACTTCACGCTGACAGACCTCTTGGATAAACCGCAAGATGACCCTCTCGTACAGGAAGCCAAAGCAGCAATTGCGAAAACCGGCCTTGTACCGCAAATGCTCTCTGTGATGGCTCAGCCTTCATACAGGGAGACATACTCGCGGTTTTACACCTATAAGTACAAAGGGCTTGTCTGGTCGCTGATCACCCTCGCAGAACTTGGTGCAGAGGCTGATGACCAGATTCGGGAAATGTGCGAATACCTCTTAGTGAACTCCCAGGAACCGGAAGATGGCGGATTCTCCATGAACACTGCCCAAAAAACAGGAGGGGGAAGGAAGTCGGAGGTCATCCCGTGTCTGACAGGCAACCTGGTTTGGGTTTTGATCCATTTCGGGTTTCTAAAGGATGAGCGATTACAGAAGGCTTTGAACCATCTGGTTGAGTTTCTCGTCCTCAATGATGGAGAGCTGATCGAGAGCCAAGTCGTCCCCTATGATAGGTTTGAAATGTGTTGGGGCTCCCATACATGCTTCATGGGGGTGGTGAAGACACTCAAGGCACTGACTTGTGTCAACCGAGAACTAAGAACAGAGAAACAACAGGCAACCATTGAACGTTTAGCCGAGTTTCTGTTGATTCACCATATTTACAAGAGCAGTCATAATTTGAAGAAGAAAGCAAAGCCGGGCTGGCTTCACTTTGCTTTTCCTTTGATGTACCAGACTGATGTTTTGGAGATTCTGGACATCCTTGTACGTGAAGGGATGCATGATGAAAGGATGGAAGATGCCTTCCAACTTGTGCTGGAAAAACAGAACGATAAGGGTCGATGGCTTTTGGGAAACACCTATGCCAGCGACCGCCTCCTGATTCCGATGGGAAGCAAGGGCGAGGAGAACAAGTGGATCACCTTACGCAGCCTGAGATTAGTCAAAGGATACTCTGCCAGCCAACATTAG
- a CDS encoding DUF2179 domain-containing protein, which yields MDFLDNLGIWIYFIIFFGKILEVTVSTIRMVLINRGERVKGTMVAFFDSILWLLITGTVLEGFQEDPLRMVVFAFAFAVGNYMGSWFEDKLAFGLSSVQVIVPEDPESVALADSLRKDNFAVTVIKGTGRNGNRDILLLHLKRKRIAEAVTLINTMLPGAVVVVNDSKIISGGYISRK from the coding sequence ATGGATTTCTTGGATAATCTGGGTATTTGGATTTACTTCATAATCTTTTTTGGGAAAATTCTGGAAGTAACGGTATCTACCATCCGTATGGTTCTCATCAATAGAGGAGAACGGGTCAAAGGGACGATGGTTGCCTTTTTCGATAGTATCCTGTGGTTGTTGATTACCGGTACGGTGTTGGAGGGCTTCCAAGAGGATCCTCTTCGGATGGTGGTTTTCGCTTTCGCATTCGCAGTGGGCAATTACATGGGGTCGTGGTTTGAGGACAAGCTGGCATTCGGCCTTAGCTCGGTTCAAGTCATCGTTCCTGAAGACCCCGAAAGCGTTGCGTTGGCAGACTCCTTGCGAAAGGACAACTTTGCCGTGACGGTAATTAAGGGAACCGGACGTAATGGAAACCGAGACATCCTTCTGTTGCATCTTAAACGCAAACGAATCGCAGAGGCTGTGACTCTTATCAACACCATGCTTCCTGGAGCCGTTGTTGTCGTGAACGACTCCAAGATTATCAGTGGTGGGTATATATCCAGGAAATGA
- the arsB gene encoding ACR3 family arsenite efflux transporter: protein MKQSGIGFFERYLTLWVLLCMVLGIVIGVYLPQIPHFLAKFEYANVSIPVAILIWLMIYPMMLKVDFHSIKEVGQNPKGLVITWVTNWLIKPFTMYLIALFFFFIVYKAILPQETARQYLAGAVLLGAAPCTAMVFVWSHLTKGNPAYTLVQVATNDLIILAAFVPIVGLLLGISGITIPWMTLFLSVILFVVIPLGAGWLSRVLITKKRGLQYFEQTFIPKFSNVTITGLLLTLIIIFSFQGKTIVGNPLHILLIAVPLILQTFLIFFIAYLWAKAWKLPHDVAAPAGMIGASNFFELAVAVAISVFGLQSGATIATVVGVLVEVPVMLTLVRIANNTKKWFKTPALQ from the coding sequence ATGAAACAATCAGGAATTGGATTTTTTGAACGATATCTTACCCTTTGGGTACTACTTTGCATGGTTCTCGGAATCGTAATCGGAGTCTACCTCCCCCAGATTCCCCACTTCCTTGCAAAGTTTGAATATGCCAATGTTTCAATCCCGGTGGCTATTCTCATTTGGCTCATGATCTATCCCATGATGCTTAAGGTCGACTTTCACAGCATCAAGGAAGTCGGACAGAACCCCAAAGGCTTGGTGATAACCTGGGTGACCAACTGGCTTATCAAGCCCTTTACCATGTATCTCATCGCCCTGTTCTTCTTTTTTATAGTGTATAAGGCAATTCTGCCGCAAGAGACCGCACGACAATACCTTGCCGGGGCGGTACTGCTTGGGGCAGCTCCCTGTACGGCAATGGTCTTTGTATGGAGTCACCTGACCAAAGGCAATCCAGCCTACACCCTGGTACAGGTTGCCACCAATGATCTGATTATCCTGGCAGCCTTTGTCCCCATCGTCGGCCTGCTGTTGGGCATCAGCGGCATAACCATCCCGTGGATGACACTTTTTCTCTCAGTCATACTCTTTGTTGTCATCCCCCTGGGAGCCGGCTGGCTTTCCCGTGTCCTGATCACCAAGAAACGGGGCCTTCAGTACTTCGAGCAGACCTTCATTCCAAAGTTCAGCAATGTCACCATAACCGGGCTTCTGTTGACGCTGATCATCATATTCTCATTTCAAGGCAAAACTATTGTAGGAAATCCTCTGCACATCCTTCTGATCGCCGTCCCGCTCATCCTGCAGACTTTTCTGATTTTCTTCATCGCCTATCTCTGGGCAAAAGCTTGGAAACTTCCCCACGATGTTGCAGCCCCGGCTGGAATGATCGGCGCTTCAAACTTCTTTGAGTTGGCAGTAGCGGTGGCAATCTCGGTTTTTGGTTTGCAGTCGGGAGCTACGATTGCCACCGTAGTCGGCGTGTTGGTAGAGGTACCGGTCATGTTGACGTTGGTGCGCATTGCAAACAACACCAAGAAATGGTTTAAAACCCCTGCATTGCAGTAA
- a CDS encoding DUF4256 domain-containing protein: MKQAIHTLTIEQQAALLAALKERFLKHMNRHEGLSWNPLQERLQQQPQKLWSLLQMENTAGEPDVIGYDKASDAYLFVDCSTESPLGRRSLCYDQGALENRKKNPPIGSAGGLAQEMGIELLDEEQYRNLQQFGVFDVKSSSWIRTPDSMRLLSGALFGDSRYDRVFIYHNGADSYYASRGFRGLLRV; this comes from the coding sequence ATGAAGCAAGCTATTCATACGTTGACCATAGAGCAACAGGCAGCACTCCTTGCAGCTCTCAAGGAGCGGTTTCTCAAGCATATGAACCGTCACGAGGGACTTTCCTGGAATCCCCTACAAGAGCGGTTGCAGCAGCAACCTCAAAAACTTTGGTCTCTTTTACAGATGGAGAACACCGCAGGAGAACCCGATGTAATCGGGTATGATAAAGCCTCGGATGCCTACCTGTTTGTCGATTGTTCTACTGAAAGCCCCCTCGGGCGTAGAAGTCTCTGCTATGACCAAGGTGCATTGGAGAATAGGAAAAAGAACCCTCCGATTGGTAGTGCCGGCGGCCTTGCCCAAGAAATGGGAATTGAACTTCTGGATGAGGAACAGTATCGCAATCTCCAACAATTCGGTGTGTTCGATGTAAAGTCCTCAAGCTGGATTCGTACCCCGGACTCGATGAGGCTTCTTAGTGGGGCTCTCTTTGGGGACAGCCGCTATGACAGGGTCTTCATCTATCACAACGGGGCAGATTCCTACTATGCATCACGTGGGTTTAGGGGTTTGTTGAGGGTGTAG
- a CDS encoding MGMT family protein → MYNELSATIEVALMNSFFTQVRDLVSRIPFAKVASYGQIASMLGDPRKARIVGWAMRGCPEELPWHRMVKADGSLPNAGFAELQKAMLEQEGIIFLDNGNIDMEQYVWKGDL, encoded by the coding sequence GTGTACAATGAACTATCTGCGACAATCGAGGTAGCCCTGATGAACTCATTCTTTACCCAGGTTCGAGACCTAGTCTCACGAATTCCCTTTGCAAAGGTTGCTTCCTACGGCCAGATAGCCAGCATGCTGGGTGATCCCAGAAAAGCCCGGATCGTAGGATGGGCCATGCGTGGTTGTCCCGAAGAACTGCCTTGGCATCGTATGGTCAAAGCTGATGGCTCGCTGCCCAATGCAGGCTTTGCAGAACTGCAAAAGGCCATGCTGGAACAGGAAGGAATTATCTTTCTGGACAACGGCAACATCGACATGGAACAATACGTATGGAAAGGAGACCTATAG
- a CDS encoding dicarboxylate/amino acid:cation symporter, whose protein sequence is MRIVLWLGVFTFLLIALTVMGKRFKTPFSVRVFVSLLLGTLFGLSLFFFAESSVSQEVRRWTALVGNGYVDLLRMLIIPLVPTSIIAGLLRLSDTGELKKLGLRTIGLFLFTATLAGIIGLVVGSLFSVGSGMVIGELAKRDSNTITNLFAQFRAFIPSNPVRSAAEMQMIPLVVFSVLLGVAAIAVKTKQPDKIKPIETLLEGFLAIVMQLTSMVLSLTPYGVLGLTSYWLSSTGLAALVQLGLFVVAMIVACLLHMALVYGGLVASTAKINPLRFFRASSPALLLAFSSRSSLGALTMTISTMTKRLKVSDRVANFVGPLGAVMNMDACGGIFPAMVAIFAANAFGIDLTVSQYVLIVVVSIFASLGSAAVPMGATAFTIITLTTVGLPVEAVGLVAGVDFLVDMFRTMTNVAGDLTTSVVVANSLGEFDKKAFDEQDLKTEMAFA, encoded by the coding sequence ATGCGTATAGTTCTTTGGCTGGGGGTATTCACATTTCTTCTCATCGCATTGACGGTAATGGGAAAACGTTTCAAAACTCCGTTCTCAGTACGAGTATTCGTCTCATTGCTTCTTGGAACCCTGTTTGGACTCTCCCTTTTCTTTTTTGCTGAGTCCTCGGTTTCCCAGGAAGTCCGTCGGTGGACAGCATTGGTCGGTAATGGATATGTCGACCTCTTGCGCATGCTGATAATCCCCTTGGTCCCGACAAGCATTATTGCAGGCTTGCTCAGGCTGAGCGATACCGGTGAGCTGAAAAAACTTGGACTGAGAACAATCGGTCTCTTTCTCTTTACCGCCACCCTGGCCGGCATCATCGGCCTTGTGGTTGGAAGCCTATTCTCCGTAGGAAGCGGAATGGTTATAGGAGAGCTTGCGAAGCGGGATAGCAACACCATTACCAACCTCTTTGCCCAGTTCAGGGCTTTCATTCCTTCCAACCCTGTACGGTCGGCTGCTGAAATGCAGATGATTCCCCTTGTTGTATTTTCCGTATTGCTTGGAGTTGCCGCCATTGCAGTAAAAACAAAACAGCCGGATAAAATCAAGCCGATTGAAACGCTGCTGGAAGGGTTCTTGGCAATTGTAATGCAACTTACCTCGATGGTGCTGAGCCTTACTCCCTATGGAGTGCTTGGCCTTACCTCCTACTGGCTGTCGAGTACCGGCCTTGCGGCACTGGTTCAACTTGGACTTTTTGTCGTTGCCATGATCGTCGCCTGCTTGCTTCACATGGCCTTGGTGTATGGCGGCTTGGTAGCCTCTACGGCAAAGATCAATCCGCTTAGATTCTTTCGAGCCTCAAGCCCCGCCCTTCTTCTTGCCTTTTCCAGTCGCTCCAGTTTAGGGGCCCTGACCATGACCATCAGTACAATGACAAAACGACTCAAAGTAAGCGATCGGGTGGCAAATTTCGTAGGACCGTTGGGCGCTGTGATGAACATGGATGCGTGTGGAGGAATTTTTCCGGCCATGGTAGCAATCTTTGCTGCAAACGCTTTTGGCATCGACCTGACCGTTTCGCAGTATGTCCTGATCGTGGTGGTCTCGATATTCGCAAGCCTTGGCAGTGCCGCCGTCCCGATGGGAGCCACCGCGTTCACCATCATCACCCTCACTACCGTAGGGCTACCGGTAGAAGCCGTTGGATTGGTGGCCGGTGTCGACTTTTTGGTCGATATGTTCCGTACCATGACCAATGTCGCCGGTGATTTGACGACTTCAGTGGTTGTAGCGAACTCACTGGGAGAATTTGATAAGAAGGCTTTCGATGAGCAGGACTTGAAAACAGAAATGGCGTTTGCCTAA
- a CDS encoding PTS transporter subunit IIC, producing the protein MAEGNTSLHGKQVGGYITRVLSGMAQGLFASLIIGLIIKQIGHYSGWLLLEQIGQVAQYLTGPAIGVGVALAVKAPVLGVLCSAVVGAVGAGTFVMGEGTALVKVALGEPFGAMLSALAAAEISKKVAGKTSVDIMVVPLATILGGGLVGHFIAPPIAALMTSLGSFINSLTTLYPLPMGILVSTVVGIVLTLPISSAAICISLGIDGLAAGAAVVGCSCQMIGFAVSSYKENKLGGLISQGLGTSMLQIPNIWNNPLIWIPPTLTAAILGPVSTMVFKMENNSAGAGMGTSGLVGQFNAVAIMGLDAWPQIVLMHFLLPALLSLLFSFFMRKKGWIKDGDMLLQK; encoded by the coding sequence ATGGCAGAAGGCAACACTTCTCTCCATGGCAAGCAGGTGGGTGGTTACATCACCCGGGTTCTGAGCGGTATGGCTCAGGGCTTGTTTGCCTCTTTGATCATCGGTCTCATCATCAAGCAAATCGGACACTACAGTGGTTGGCTGCTCTTGGAGCAGATAGGCCAGGTCGCACAGTACCTCACCGGACCCGCCATCGGAGTGGGGGTCGCTTTAGCGGTAAAAGCCCCAGTTTTGGGTGTGCTCTGCAGTGCTGTAGTAGGCGCAGTTGGAGCCGGTACCTTCGTAATGGGGGAAGGGACTGCCTTGGTGAAGGTGGCATTGGGCGAACCCTTCGGGGCAATGCTCTCTGCATTGGCAGCCGCAGAGATTTCCAAGAAAGTTGCAGGAAAAACCAGTGTGGACATCATGGTAGTCCCCCTAGCAACGATTTTGGGAGGAGGTTTGGTCGGCCACTTCATAGCACCCCCGATTGCGGCCCTTATGACTTCCCTTGGTTCGTTCATCAACTCCTTGACTACGCTCTACCCCCTGCCCATGGGCATTCTCGTCTCAACGGTGGTAGGTATTGTTCTCACTCTTCCGATCAGCAGCGCTGCCATATGCATCAGCCTTGGGATCGACGGGCTTGCTGCAGGAGCGGCTGTAGTCGGCTGTAGTTGTCAAATGATCGGTTTTGCAGTCAGTTCCTACAAGGAGAACAAACTAGGTGGGCTTATCAGCCAAGGACTGGGAACCAGCATGCTGCAGATTCCCAACATCTGGAACAATCCTTTGATCTGGATACCCCCAACCCTGACAGCGGCCATTCTTGGACCTGTCAGCACCATGGTATTCAAAATGGAAAACAACAGTGCAGGGGCCGGTATGGGAACCAGCGGGTTGGTAGGCCAATTCAATGCAGTTGCAATAATGGGTTTGGATGCCTGGCCGCAGATAGTGTTGATGCACTTTTTGCTGCCGGCACTTCTGTCTCTACTCTTTTCTTTCTTCATGCGCAAGAAAGGCTGGATCAAAGACGGGGACATGCTGCTGCAGAAATAG
- a CDS encoding MBL fold metallo-hydrolase: MQHIIQLTLPMSSGFSETFIHPIVLQDAENLILVDCGYVGCLGLLEAELKRHGITFDQLTGLVLTHHDHDHMGTAAALKRANPRMLVYASSMEAVYISAKEKPQRLVQAEKLQETLPIEQQAFGEMFCSMLRRIEPVEVDVLLSEAQLLPWCGGTQVLLTAGHTPGHISLFVPSACAVIVGDAFALEDNLPVLANPQFTLDMQLADQSMEKLLSLKAMTYYCYHGGIFLS, translated from the coding sequence ATGCAACACATCATCCAGCTAACCCTGCCAATGTCATCAGGATTCAGCGAAACGTTTATCCATCCCATTGTTCTGCAGGATGCTGAGAACCTCATCCTCGTCGACTGCGGCTATGTAGGATGTCTTGGCTTGCTTGAAGCAGAACTGAAGCGGCATGGAATCACCTTCGATCAACTCACCGGCCTTGTCCTTACGCACCACGACCACGATCACATGGGAACTGCAGCGGCTTTGAAGCGGGCAAACCCTAGGATGTTGGTCTATGCTTCATCCATGGAGGCCGTCTACATCTCTGCAAAGGAGAAACCTCAGCGATTGGTGCAAGCCGAGAAGTTGCAGGAAACACTGCCTATCGAGCAACAGGCTTTCGGTGAGATGTTCTGCTCCATGCTCCGAAGAATTGAGCCGGTAGAAGTGGATGTTCTGCTGTCCGAAGCACAACTCCTTCCTTGGTGTGGGGGCACTCAGGTACTTCTGACTGCAGGCCATACCCCCGGCCATATCTCGTTGTTCGTACCATCAGCGTGTGCTGTCATCGTCGGCGATGCTTTTGCTTTGGAAGACAATCTGCCTGTTCTGGCAAATCCTCAATTTACGCTGGACATGCAGCTTGCGGACCAGTCGATGGAAAAGCTCTTGTCGCTGAAGGCAATGACCTACTACTGCTACCATGGAGGAATCTTTCTGAGCTGA
- a CDS encoding N-acetyltransferase: MATDYQNLFFDTVDQEHLCCAIADVKHQRGVQQKKQWLKKRISEGHVFRKLDARGKVFIEYAPLETAWVPILGEKYLYIYCFWVSGSYAGQGHGSALLDYCIKDARQRGKAGICVLSSKTKKPFLSEKTFLLKYGFQVVDQVAGGYELLALSFDGSTPRFSESVRQMHVESSILTIYYSVQCPYIAACIDEIQQYCQEASIPLRLIQVENLQQAKALPCVFNNFAVFYNHRFQTVQLLNENSLKKLLQKCT, from the coding sequence ATGGCAACAGATTACCAAAATCTCTTTTTTGATACCGTGGATCAGGAGCACCTGTGCTGTGCCATTGCCGATGTAAAGCACCAAAGGGGTGTACAGCAGAAGAAGCAATGGCTCAAAAAGCGAATTTCAGAGGGACATGTTTTCAGGAAGTTGGATGCAAGGGGGAAGGTATTCATTGAATACGCTCCCCTGGAAACTGCATGGGTTCCCATCCTTGGAGAGAAGTACCTGTACATCTACTGTTTCTGGGTTTCAGGATCGTATGCAGGGCAAGGTCATGGATCTGCATTGCTTGACTATTGCATAAAGGATGCAAGGCAGAGAGGCAAAGCAGGGATCTGCGTCCTCAGTTCCAAAACCAAGAAACCATTTCTCAGCGAAAAGACTTTTCTCCTCAAATATGGCTTTCAGGTCGTGGACCAAGTCGCCGGCGGCTACGAATTACTCGCCCTCTCCTTCGACGGCAGCACCCCGCGCTTCAGTGAAAGTGTGAGGCAGATGCACGTTGAATCCTCGATACTGACCATCTACTACAGTGTGCAATGCCCGTATATAGCAGCCTGTATCGATGAAATACAGCAGTATTGCCAAGAAGCAAGCATCCCTCTTCGCCTGATACAGGTTGAAAACCTACAGCAAGCCAAAGCACTACCCTGTGTATTCAACAACTTTGCTGTCTTTTACAATCATCGATTCCAGACGGTGCAGCTGCTCAATGAGAACAGCTTGAAAAAGTTGCTTCAGAAGTGCACATAA